The following are encoded in a window of Pristis pectinata isolate sPriPec2 chromosome 1, sPriPec2.1.pri, whole genome shotgun sequence genomic DNA:
- the LOC127575977 gene encoding NADH dehydrogenase [ubiquinone] 1 beta subcomplex subunit 1-like: protein MNLIGIVRDHWYNILVPLGFVLGCYLDRRNDEKLTAFRNKSLLYQRELKPGEETTWK, encoded by the exons ATGAACCTGATTGGTATTGTACGTGATCACTGGTATAATATCCTTGTCCCTTTGGGTTTTGTATTGGGATGTTATCTTGACAGAAGGAATGATGAAAAGCTTACAGCATTCAGAAACAAAAGCTTACTGTATCAACG GGAACTGAAACCAGGTGAAGAAACCACATGGAAATGA